The nucleotide sequence ggaatttatttttaaaaattccatcaggaaaaaaaaaaaaaaaaaatccatcaggaAAAGGCTAGGACAGGGTTGTAGATTGCCCTTATCTTTATAAGTTGCATACCTCTCCTTCCCAAGAAGCTGCGCTCCCAAATGGCAAACAAGTCTGCTTTGCAAAAaagtgtttcctttaaaaaatgtactaaGATTTGGCAACAACTGGTAGAGGTGGTTAGGGGCTGCAACTTTAAGTACAGTATACACAAGCTGCTTTGTCAAAGACCCAGCCTTCCAGGTTGCATTACACTACTTCACTATTTGAGTTATTACTCTGTCCCCTTAGGCATTCAAAGGTAAAACTTCCCTCTGCATTTCCACCTTCTCTAACACGAACCATGGTTAACAGTTTCTTGCATGCCCTTTCagggaacaaaacaaaacttaataCACGCACCagagtatataaaatagattacacATAAAGTATCAATGAAACCACATACCATATTCCGAACTTTGCCTTTTTCATTATTAATAAGTATACCCTGGAAACCTTGCCATATCAGCATATAtagttatttcattatttttaactgCCATTTCAGTGTATGAAGATGTATTTAGCCATGAAGGACGCTTagattgtttcttttctgttgttcTGTATTATCAACAGATTTGCATACCCTGAATGCTCGTGCACATATCTTGATGCGCTGTCACAGATATATGTCACAGATAGGGAACCACTAGGTCAAAAAATGTGTACATCTAAAAAATTTTTGAGACAGGAATCCAGGAGTAAGCAAGTCAGATGTGAGTTCACATTCTAATAACAAGGAATAGTACAAGTCAACAAAAATAAGATAATCAAGAAAAACAGTGGAAGAAAACCCGACAGGATAAGGAAGTAGTGACTGGAGGGAGTAGAGGGAGAATTTAGAGTGGTTTGGAGAAGCcaaagaaatgaattgtccaacaaaaaggaaagcaagTTCAAAGACCTAGAGAAGCCACGAATCCGGCGTTTAGCAGAAACAGGCAGGAAGTCGTGGTCGGAGTGATGAGGTAGGCGGCGCTCTAGGAAGTTGGGCCTCGAAGGTGAAAGCTTAGCCGTTTGGATTTTGTTCCTAGTTACATTGGGAGGGCTCGAGGATTTTAAAAGGGAGAGGATCCTTAACGAACGAGGCAAAGAGCGAAAGCGCTTACCCGCAGGGTGACCGTGGGCAAGTTCTCGCGTGTCGCTAATGTTCTTTCCGCCTCGGTGGAATGAGACAGTAAGCTCCAGCCTTAACTGGTAACGAAGGCGCCGCGGGCACGCCTTCGAGGGCCGCGGCCGCGAGCTTACCTGTCCTCCAGGACTGATTCCATGGGCTCCACTCCGTCGGTGTTCACCGCGCGGAGTCGGTCGGCGAAGGCGATGGCTTTCTCCAGCCGGGACACGGCCTCCTGGCTGCCGAAGTCCACCAGCGATAGCCGCTCCAGGTGCTGGATCAGCTCGCCCGTGACCCGGCCACTTCCCTGGGGGGGGGGAATGAGGCGGAGGGTGTGGGTTACGGGTGGGGCCTGCTCCGCCTTCCGCCCCGCTCCGACACCCGCCTGGACGCCCCGGCCTCTACCTGAGGATCCGCCTTGGAGGTGAAGCCCCGGCGCCCGCGCGCCGCAGCCCGAAGACCCAGGCGCACGGCCAGCGCCCACATTTCGCTCCGTCTCGGCCGCCGTAGCGTATCCTCTCCTAAGGCCGCGCGACGCGCTTAAAAGTGATGACATCCGAGAGCGCCGCCACCGCCGCGGACGCCGACGCCATGAACAGCGTAGGGGAGGCTTGCACTGACATGAAGCGCGAGTACGACCAGTGCTTCAACCGCTGGTTTGCCGAGAAGTTCCTCAAGGGGGACGGCTCCGGGGACCCATGCACCGACCTCTTCAAGCGCTACCAGCAGTGTGTTCAGGTGAGCTCCGACCCGGGCCCTCTCGTCTCTGTCCTAGGCCCCGGCTCGAGGGGGTTGGGACGGGCAGGGTGGAAGAAAAACCTGGATGAGACCAGTGGCAGGAGTTCTCTCCCTTACCATTCACCACCCAGGATACCTGGTATCTCTCCGAATGTCAAAGGTAAATCTTTCTGTAGCACCTTACTTTCTGCGGAGCCCAGTAACATTCTTTGATTCCTTTGGTGATGAACCTGAACTTGCAAAGTGAgcccagttatttttttttttttcagtgagttttgtcatacattgatgtgagtcagccatagagttacacgaattccccatcccggtctcacatcccacctccctctccacccgattcccctggatcttcccagcccaacaggcccgagcacttgactcatgcctcccacctgggctggtggtctgtttcaccacagataatatacatgctgttctttcgaaacatcccaccctccccttctcccacagagttcaagaagaagagacgcagaagaacagaacagttATTCCTATTTTATGCGTGGAACACTCACGCCCATAAATAGTTAAACGAGTAGTCGAAGTTCACTAGAATCAAGTGTCCCTGGATTTTGCGGTGGTCCACTTTTCCACTGTTGCTGAGGGGAGAGACGGGGTGTTCAGTCTCTCTGGCCTGTTCGACCTCATGGAGGGTCCTTCTGTTGTCACAGTGCCTTCACTGGCCTGTTTTTTCTCTCTTGGCCAGTTAGAACATCTTTATTCCAGCACAGTGAATGTGAAACAGATCTGATTGTAAGAACAGCTCTGGGCAAGGCATTCCCAATTAGTTAACTTAAAAAACATCCTCAGTAAGTCCAGGTGGAGTTGCTGTCTTTGTCCCATAGACAGATTGGAAAGAGAGGCTTGCTAAAAGTTACGTAACCAGTAAGTCCTGGGACTGATTTGAACTTGTGTCTGTCACAATAGGGCCTTCAATAGGCCTTTTgtgtcacaaaagtcagacacgatttagtgactaaacaagtatCACAACAGAGTGGTGATACTGCTTAAATTGCACTTCTGAATTTTGTTACAACTCTTCAATCTCTCTCCTCTTACACTTAATTTCTTCGTAATCATACTTAGGGTTTGTCATGTTTGGTAGTCCTTATGGTACAGTTGGATTTACTTTTGTACCTAAAGTAcaaaatattctacaaaatatttctaaagtttgGACTTCAGGCTTCATGTAGTCCCTTTTATCATATGTTTTCTTCCATCAGAAAGCGATAAAGGAGAAGGAGATTCCTATTGAAGGACTGGAGTTCATGGGCCATGGCAAAGAAAAGCCTGAAAGCTCTTCTTGACCTTGACAGTCACCTTGAAAGTGGACTCCTCAAATCAGGAAATTGAGGACTCTGGATTGTGTAAATTAAAACTGAAGATAGCATTGATTTGATGAATTTAGATGGGAggaattttctttcctccttgatATCTTTCTCTCATTTGTAAAAAATGATGAACCATCACTCTTTGCTTTGAGATTTCTGGTTTTGGCAACACAGCAGGAACTCAGTATTCTAAATAATGGGATTATTTGGGATTATCATTGCAGTACTTGGTCTGGGAtcagttttaaatatatcttgtataAAAACTCTAGTAAGCTTGTCAGGATGACTAAGGTTGCCTGACCTCCATTCTTTGAAGGACATTACGTACACTCTACTGGGTTTATTTGTTCATGGAAGCAACTGGTTAAGATCTATTTTCTCTAAGGCAGCAAATACTTCCTTGGAGGGTTCCCAGAACAACAGTTTCAGTCAATGCTTGGaagcacaattttatttttatatagtaattTAACTGTTAAAGATTGTTGGTGGACTGGGTTAGTCAAGAGGAAGACAGCTTTCAACAGTTTCCTACCTTAACAAGAGGTGTCAGATTTCATACTAAGATGTGAAAGCTTCAtgaatgctgctgtgaacaccaTTTCAGAGCACTTGGTGTAGTTCAGGAATTAAAATCCTTGGGAGTGGCTATGGAGGAAGATCCTAAATTACCAAGATTTGCTGCTGCCAGCTTTCAGCTTAAGTCAATGAATTAAATCAACCTGTATATCATAAAAATGCCAAAATGCTGCATATGACTAaatgggggggggaggggtgaggagatCACTTTACTTGCCTTGTTTACTCACCCTGCCCTGTAATGCCTGAAATCATGAAGATGGAATAAATTGTAACATTTGGTTTATATTCATTATTTGTTCCTGGAACCCAGTGCATTTTATGGAATGACTTCCATCCTGTGAATCCCACACATTTCATATATACACTGGGGGGAGTTTTACatgctttataatttaaaaatgaagatttacTTAAGCTAGGTAGTATGGTATAACAAATGGAAACCTCACTGATTTCAATGTTTATATAATGGCACCCAACCCAGAAAATTTTGTATGTGCACACACAGTATGAAACTCAATTTATAGAGAGCCTAGATTCTATTATCTCTTTTCCACTTTACCAAttattaacttcattttttttatattaacttcAAATTTAACATGACCAATCCTTAATGCCATTGCAGTACATTCCGCATTTATATTTTGGCAGGCTAAGGTCCATTATACATAAGATATTTGGAACCCAGCTGAGGGAGGCCAGGCAGCAAACTGGAGTTAAGTATAACTGCCCTGAAATAAGCCTGGCCACAAGTCAGTCAAAACCTTGTAGCCTCTTGAATCTTACCACAAAACTGTCTGGTTAAGCCTtgagaataaaacaaattttactgTAATTGCTGCTGAGGGAATAATTTTTTCCTGATTGTTCCTCATGCTATTTTTACTTTATCCTGCCAATAAAAGGACCAACTATCTGAGGTACTGCAAAGGTTTTCAATTTTGAAGAGGAAATCTTAATTGCTCTTTAAGAGTGATTTTGTAACTATTATTGATTGTTGTTTCTCCTAATTCTTATGGCTACAGGAAATTTTTaattccagaaaacaaacaaagccaGTACTATATGCAGGAAGTGTCATACTGCCATACTGCCTTTATTTCTCCAGAAGTTTATAACCGTTCCAGCCTGAAGGGAGCTGAGAGAGCACCCAAGATATGAACTTTCCACCTCTGGAGAAAACTTTCTGACTTTTGGGAGTATCCTTCAGCAAATGCTAGTATCTTTGCCATCCAAAGTCTGCCAGGACCCAATTTTGACTGTTAATTAGCTCAATTGAGATCTTTGCTTTACCCACCCCAGGCACAAGTAACCAAGACCAGGCCTGTTACAAACACTGTTCTTCGGGAGGCCTGAACTGGACCTGAAACACTGTCAACAGTAGCCACAGACCGTCACTGTACAAACAGAGGGAATATTAAAGCTAATTTCTGAGGGAAAAGCACAACCAAAGAATGCAACTCTCAGGTTATgactaaattatttatttaagccATCTCCTCCTGCTATAAGCAAAGGGATGGAAGATCAGTATAATGGTCCTCAAGTGTAATGGTCATCACTGGATACAAGGTGGTGAGCTTAAAGTCCCGTATACTTTTCTGGTCCATGCGTGCAGAGTAATGGTCCAAACCAGTGCTGTGGTCCCCACTGGGTAGTGGTCCAGGTTCTCTTTATTCGTCTTCATAGCCAGTTGGAAGCGGATTCACATGAGGGTTATGGAATAGGGAATGGTTACCATCTCCCCAGGGAAAGGGCTGTGGAGTGAAGATGGCAATtaggcaattccagaaaaacagttCAGCACTGCCACGAACTGCTTAAAACAGGGCAAGTAACaggaaatacataaaaacaaaatggaaatcagtcctttaCACAACTGCCATGTTTCAGTTCTCCCATAATATAAGAGAGCTCTTATAAATTCCAAGGGAGCCCATAAAGAGGACAGTACGAAAGGCAAACTCAGGTTCCCTTACTCATAGCCTCTCCCTTGTAACTAAACCTCAGTGCTGTGTTTCTGAAAGTGCAGTCCTCCCATCACATATATCAGAATGGTAGAGGCGGGTACAGGGGAGGAGATGCTGACTTCAGTGCAGATTTCTGGACCTGAAACAGATCTCTGGATTGGAAACTACAACATACCCTCAATTATTCTGCATGGTACTTTTGAAAACCATTGCTCCAGGGCAGTGATTTCCAACCCAGGATGATTCTGCCCTTGTGGAGACACAGGCCAGTATCTGGAGACATCTTGAAGAGGGGGTACCACTACCACTAAGTGGTGAGAAGTCAAGGATGCTGCTAATATCCTGGAACTCACAGGACTGCCCCTTGCCCCAACAAGAGttatccagccccaaatgtcaatgGTACTGGGGTTAAGACATTTCGCTGTATGTATGCCTTCTAATTCTATTGTACAACGGTGGCAGTGGCGCTGAGACgcatcaattcttttttaatttaagaatccAGCTTAATTTTCCCCTCGGCTAAGTGAGACAGTAGTTAAATATCTACATCAAGAGTCAAAGAATGACAGTTGCGGTGGTAACTAGCATAGAGGTGAAGATCAGAAGCTGTCAATCTCTTCATTATGCAGCTAGCAGCTGTCAGATGCCCAGGTTTTAGAGACGTGCACCGCCTTCCGACTCTGCCAAATTAAGGGAATTTCACAAACCTCCAAGTTTTCTAAAACCGACAACCGTTAACAGTATCAGAAGGTAAACGGTGGGATGACTCATAGAAACCGAAGGGCACTTGTTGTAtgaccttaaaaaagaaaactaaggccTGAccggagaaaataaaaatgtgtttggaaggattaaatgagaaactgTACACGCCCGGCACCCACAGTTTTAGAGAATTAGGAGCTTGGACTAGGGCATTTGGGGAAAGATGAACAGACACCTGAAGAGACTGCAAGGGGTACCTTGGACCTGATGCGGAGATGCGGGTAGGCCACGAACTCGGGTCTCTCCTCTCCGTGGTGCGACTTCAGGAAGACATTCAGCATGCTCACTCCCACCCCGGGGAGCGCCACAAAGTAGGTGAGGGCCTTCCACATGCGAGCTGCGGAGGGGGTACGACCGCTCAGGCCGGGCAGGGAGCCGCCCGcgtctcacctccctcccccaagTCCTCAAGCCAAGGTCAAAGTCCCGCCGCTGTTCTCTTCAGCAGACCTGAGGCCCGCCCCGCGACCCCGGTCCCAGTACCTGAACCCTCTTCGCCGTGGGCGCCACTGGACATAGAGCGACCCAGCTGCAGCCGGGAACTACCCAGCAGGCCAGAAACCCGAGCTCTAGCTGCTGCCGCCATCTTCAACCTGGGTTCCCCCGCAGCGCCGGAAGCGGAAATAGAAAGTTGGCTGTGGGGGGTGGGACCACAATCTCAAAAGGAAGTTCCTATTGGGCGGTACCTTTTCCGCGGAGGCTGCGCATTGTAGCCTGAAAGCTCGGAGCCGCGGGAGCCAGAGGGAGCATGCGCTCAGCACTCCGGTGTGCATTATCTGGTTCCTAAGGTCAGCACCGCGGTGAAGTTAAGCGCATGAAAAAAAAGGTTTGTGGAAGGCCACCCTGGCATCCAGGGTCGCTCCCTTCGTTGGAATCCGTGCTCATCAACAGAGGTTCCGAGCACAAATCCCCCATCTAAAATGCTTTTTCCTCTCCTCCGGATCCTCTGACTCTGCGCTATTTTTTTCCAAGACACCGGGACATAATAATTGTCATCATTATTATCTTGTAGGCATCACACAGCTTATAATCTATCAGAGGAAACAAAAGATTTTGCCACTGCAGCATCCCCAAACTCTGGGATCGTGCCTGGCAAGTAACAGGTGCTCAACACAaatatgttgaatgaataaatgaatgaatagcaaCGGGAAACAGTTGACATCTCTTATACTTTATCTCTGCAATTCTCTCCtacccttcttttttctttttcttctactaatctaaaaacaattttaaagataaaagttaAGAAATAGATGCGTAAGAGagacttcctttgtggtccagtggttaagactccaccctcccaatacagggggctcaggttccatccctcctCAGGGAGCTAGATGTGGcgtgtggcaactaagacccagcgcagccaaataaaaataaacaaaaatcctaaaaaatagATGCATAAGATAAAGTGAAAGTAAACTTCTTGACCAtaggttcctttaaaaatataatgaaaaaaatatatatataatgaaacctCTGAATCCTTTCCTCAAATGAAAATACAGCTTCTCAGCACACACAGTTTAAGCACACAATGAGAGGGGAAGAAGGTATTGTAAAGTGCACCCAGAGACCCCCTAACAGTCCTGTGCTCCAAATTAAGAACCCCTACTTAGAGGATAAACAGAGACTCTGGTGTGGGTAGACTGGATTCATATTTTGTTCCCATCCCTCACAGCctgtatgaccttgagcaagttagaTAAAACAAATGCTTTAACATCCTGCAGtttcatgaaaacaaaaacaggatcATATTACTAAAGCTGGGTTTTTGCATGTTATGGTGAAATTAGAATTGTCAAATCTCTAGGCATCGTCAAACAGAGTCAAAGGGTCTGTGAAGCCCTACAGTGTAGCCATAGAAAGGATCTGAGCTCAAGAATCAGGaaatcctgggttcaaatctgatCTGCCCTCAGCTGTTCCTCTTGTCTAAAGTGGGAATGTAATATGCACTTAATTTATTCCTATCTGACAAACAATAATTTAAGACACAGCTCCACCTGGGGAAGTTATTCAACCTCCAGTCATAGTAATGATGGTTAATTTAGTAAATACTAACTACAGTGGCTACCGCGTGCCAGGTGTACACAGTAGAATGCAAGAGCTGTAAGCACTCTCTCATACAATTTACAATGCAGTGTTAGAGACAGGATTAAGCAAAAAATACCCAATGCCTGGGATATGTTAAAAATTCAACAAATCTTTATTTTCCCATAGGACTTTAATACATCTTGCAGGGTGGTACTGCTAAGTAAGGATTGTCATATGTTTGGTACACAATACCTCCTCAGGCATGATGCATATAATATTCTTGCCAAGTATGCTCAGCATTTGCAAAGCCTTGGGTGACTGAGTTTAGACAGTCCAGGAAACCAAAGTCATCAATACAAcaaatagctaatatttactgagcatttatttCATGCTCACATCTATGACAAGCACTTTGCATAAATCCGTCTTCCCCACCTCAGAAAATGGTGACTCGGTTTCTCAAGTGAAACACTTTGGAATTATCTTTGATCgctgtcttctctctctgcctctcatgTGGGATCCAATTCCCTGACCATCAAaattgaatccatgccccctgctgtggaagcacagagttttcaccactgaacccccaggaaagtccccccccccattttattttattatactttattattatttttttcaaacacaTAATTTCTACTCAGAATCTGACCATTTCTTACCACATACTGCTCCCAATCTGATCAAAGGTGTTAGCTCTCACCTGGACAATTGCAAAGCCTCCTGACTGGTCTCACTGCTTCCTGGCCCTTCCACAGTCTATTCTTAGGGAGCAGCTAGAGGAATCCTCTAACACTTCCTCCTCTGCTCGAAATCCTCAGTGGTTCCCATCTCACTCAGAGTAAGTGCCAAAGCcccgagagtgggttgccagatcCTGCACACCTTGTCTCCAGTCACCCCTCTGACACCATCTATTCTACCTGCCCCCTTGCCCACTTCACGCCAGCAACACTGGCCCTCCTGCCTTTCCGTGAATGTGACAGGCATGCCTCTGACTCAGGACTTTTGCGCACGCTCATCTCTCTGCCTGGAAGAGTTTCCCCCAGTTGCCGCATGAATTGTTTCCTTATTTCACTCAGGGGTTGTCTTAGAAGTCATCTATTAGGAAGGCCTTCCCAGACCACCCTGAAGTGAAATAGCTCCTCCCCACCCTGACACTCTAGCCTCCTTACTGTGCCTCAGCTATCTTTGTGGCACTTCCCACCATCTgctgtattaaatatttattggtttaTGGTCTGCCTGGGGCGGAGACTATGATTTGCTCACTGGTGTGACCACTTGGCTTGTTATAGGACCTCGCTGAATGTACATTAATCCCAACCATGAACccatggtggtttagttgctcaatcacgttcacctctttgcaatcccatggattgtagccccgcCAAgccccccgtccatgggattctccaggcaagaatactgaagtgagttgccatgtccttgtccatggaattctccaggcaagaatactgaagtgagttgccatgtccttgtccatggaattctccaggcaagaatactgaagtgagttgccattttcttctccaggggatcttccccacctaggtatcgatcccgggtctcctgcattgcaggcagagtctttaccaactgagctatgaaccTGTGAACTAGATACTATTCTTCCCCcacttttcagataaggaaacagacctGAAGTTGTGAGGATATTGCCCAAGATCCCCAAGTTTTAGGCAATTGGTGAACCCAGGCAGTGTGGGACTCAAGttcttcttttttgaaaaaatttttaaaaattgtatttttggttgtgctgggtcttcactgctgtgagaGTTCTCTAGTTTCATTGAGGGCTttccactgcagtggcttctcttgctgcagagcacaagttctagagcatgcaggctcagtagttgtggcgtacaGGCATGGTTGCTCTGCAGAATGTGCAATCTTCCCcgactaggaatcgaacccaagccccctgcattggcaagcagattcttaaccactggaccaccaggaaagtccatcaagtcagtttTTTTAACCTCAAAGCCATGCAGAATTTGCTGTAGGTAGAACGACACCAACTCCGAGAGGTCACCCTGTCAAGCTCATGCTAGTCTGATGCTCTGAACAGGGAtgagcaaggggaaaaaaaaaaaagagctacatAATTTCTGATTTCAGTaggtttggaaagaaaaatatttcaaatcatgGGGTCCTTGAGAATGAATGGAACCATCAGATGTGTTTTCTAGATGCTGAGCTGGAAGTTCCCACCTTGTGCTGCCTCTCACAGTGACCCCCAGGGCATCTGGCCTCTCTGTGTAGGGAGTCTCCCCAAGGCCATGGCCAGCCAGGCCTGGATTTGACGTCATCTTCTCTGGCAGCTGGTGATGTTTACACTCATGCTGAAGCCACTAAGGTCTCTGGCGCTCTATTTCCTTGAAATAGAGAGCTGGCAGGCAGGCACCTCAATCCTGGGGCCAGCTGCTGGTGGGGTAATTGGAGGAAGGCTGGGGGAGGCTGCCTAACCAAGGACAAGGCTTGCTTAGGGGAAAGCTTATCTGGGGCATCCATCCTGCTACTTCTCTTGTGGTTTCTCCCAGCTAAGAGTTCATCCAGTTCCTGGACCAATAAATATTCGTCTGCCAAGAGACTCATGCTGTGTCTCAATTAAGCATTCACTAATTGTTCACTATTATTTTTGTTATGATCATGGTTAAGGGTACAGGTTCTATGGAATCAGAGCAGAGGGGCCTGGACTATTCAGAAGGCATGAAGTATTTTTCCAAGTATGCTGCAGGGAAGGTTGGGGTGCAGTGACCACCACTTCCATCATCTGAATAACTTGTCTGAGctgctcagcatcattaattcatttaatttggaGTCTCAACTATGTCCTTGGACCGGGGCGGCAGCAGTGACCTTGTGGAACACCCAGTCTAGAGGGAGAGACTGACAAGCAAGCAGTTACTACTGTCAGTGTGATAGGTTTCTTCAGTGGGAGGCTGTCCAGCATGAACCTTGGGACAAGTTCAAGTCTCAGGTTAGCTACTTAGCTATGAAATCATGGGAGGTGAATTCATCTGCCTAAGTTTCATAACCCTTGAAGTGACtgacccaggattcaaatccaagaAGTCTGGCCTCACCTCTCTTtgtgtctcaatttcctcatctgtaaaatggggataataatagtagcaACCCCATAGGAGTCCTGCAGGCTATGCTGATTTAGGATTTTATCCAAAAGGTGCTGAAGAGACTTTCTGGAGTTTTGGGGCCACACagcctgtgggattttagttccctgaccagggattgaactctcaccttcagtgcagaatcctaacctctggaccactaggaaatTTCCTGAGAAGACTTGCTTTTAAGCAAGGAGAGAGATACTCAACTTTGCACCAGAGGCTTTGCACAGGCTGGCCACTCCTGGCTAGAAATGCCCTTCCTGACTTGTCCCTCTTTGTCTGCATGCTCCCCTTAGCCTTCACCTCCTACAGGAAGCCTTTCCTGGTTACACCGAGCCCTGGGCCTCTGGTCCCCTAGCGAGGTTTAAGCTCACTGCACTGTATTTGAGAACTTTCCCATCTCATTTGCACTCTGAGCTCCAGATCTGCCCCCCTCACCCTTTCCTAAGATCCCTCCGAACTGCCACGCAGAGCAGTCATAACAAAATGGGTAAGAACTCAGTTTCTCAGTCAAAGCTGGATTAAAATTCTGGCTTTGCTACTTTTGTTGGACAAACCCCTTCATCTTTCTGGgactcagttccctcatctgcagAACAGGGAGAATCATAGTATGTGTTCACCTAGTAGGATGGTTGGGAGGACTGAAAGTGATGATGTGTGTGAAAGCACTTAGCATCTTGTTTAACAAATAGCCACAACTTGTATTATATTATTAATCATCTACTGTTACATTGGGATTGCCTCATAGCcccggtaaagaaactgcctgccatgcaggagaccaggttcagttcctgcgttgggaagatcccatggagaagggaatgacaacccactccagtattcatgcctggagaatcccatggccagaggagcctggcgggctacagtctatggggtcacaagagtcggacacaactaagccactaaaccaccaccactgttaCATTAAGTTAAAAACAGAACCGGTGTCTGGTCTGTGAAATGTATGTTAATAAAGCTGTTAAACACAACAAAGCAGGCTACAGGATATGGTGAAATGTGTGTTTCCATTTTTGTAAAATGCATGGGGAGAATGCTATAAGAGTTATgttgttccgtcgctcagtcgtgtccgactttgtgaccccatggactgcagcatgccaggcttccctgtc is from Muntiacus reevesi chromosome 13, mMunRee1.1, whole genome shotgun sequence and encodes:
- the TRIAP1 gene encoding TP53-regulated inhibitor of apoptosis 1; amino-acid sequence: MTSESAATAADADAMNSVGEACTDMKREYDQCFNRWFAEKFLKGDGSGDPCTDLFKRYQQCVQKAIKEKEIPIEGLEFMGHGKEKPESSS
- the GATC gene encoding glutamyl-tRNA(Gln) amidotransferase subunit C, mitochondrial produces the protein MWALAVRLGLRAAARGRRGFTSKADPQGSGRVTGELIQHLERLSLVDFGSQEAVSRLEKAIAFADRLRAVNTDGVEPMESVLEDRCLYLRSDDVVEGSCAEELLQNSHRVVEEYFVAPPGNISWSKLDEKQAFSHR
- the COX6A1 gene encoding cytochrome c oxidase subunit 6A1, mitochondrial — encoded protein: MAAAARARVSGLLGSSRLQLGRSMSSGAHGEEGSARMWKALTYFVALPGVGVSMLNVFLKSHHGEERPEFVAYPHLRIRSKPFPWGDGNHSLFHNPHVNPLPTGYEDE